ATTAGTATTTTTTGGGAAACCTTTATCATCCAAAGATTTTGCTTAAATGGATCTGAACGCAAGCTTAACTTGTTTGTCATACGTTTCATTTAAGCCTCGAATTTTGTGGACTACCAAAGGACTTCGTTAATGGAAGCCTTGCTCGCCGGGTCAAGCATAATCTTATTAAGCACTGGGACTCCAACGTCGCTCCCGTCTCAATTGGAAAATGGAGAAGAAATTTCAACAACGTCACCAATTTCCGGCAATTATTTCGACTGTCggttgatttaatttattcgttgctcaaaattaaaaccaaaccaaaacaaagaaaTCCCCTTGTCCAAGTAAAGCGACATTGTAAACAGGCCACATCCCCACGTCCACCTCCTTCCCCTCCTGCCGGAGATCCTGCTACCGAAACCCCTCCTTTATCGCCTGCTGGGTTTGTTGGCGCGATTTTTCATCCCAGGCGCAATTGGTTTTCAATTCAGGGCCATGTAATCCCCCAGCTCCATGGGATATTTCTGGGGATTtatgttgttttttctttgctaGACGAGCACGAGGAGTGGTATGCTGTGTGGGATCCCTGCATATTATTAGCGAGCGCCGCGTGACTGCGAGTTCAACTTTTAATCGAATGCACATAATTGccaaaataaatcaatcaatTCGGCTCGGCTGACTCCTAATGAGAACGGACAGTCGCCAAGTCATCCCCACTTTTGAACTGAGCTCAAGTCCAGTTCTTATTGGTTACATGTGGgccatttgcataaattacacTTGACAAGATTTTAGCTTAGGCATTATTTGATTGCCTGTCGTGGGGATTACATTGTAATTTTaagcagaaaaaaatacaatttaaatcttaattttatttaagataaaataatatagtTTCATGACTTATAAATTCtcttttacaaaaaacttTACAAATTATCGAAGGGATTCGGAAGATGACAAAGTTAATCCTAGGGCTGAACTTTGCGGAGCAGTGTCACATTTTCAGGAATAAATCCGGGGACTGGGCAACCTTTAACGACTTGGTTTACGTGTCATTTGACTCGGGACGGAAGGCCGTTGGCTAATGCCACGTCTTAGGTGAACATAAATATCCGTGTTCCGTCCGATATGAATCTCAGTCTGAGTCTCTTGGTTCAGTCAGTCACGTGCCACCGAAGTCGCGCCTCCGTCCCGTTTTGTAATCCGCGAGATATGGCCTCGACGACACGCTCCCACCGACTCACTCTGCACCCATTATGAAAATGACAAATGGAGCGCAAGTGTCCGCCTCCCCGAAGTAAACAGAACGGGGTAAGATAGGCTCGGGAAAAAACCCCGGAACGCGTGAGGGATTACGTGTCAAAGGATTAGAGACAACAAGAACTCCAATGTTCCCACCTCGAAGATTAATTCACAATGAAATTGGGAAATGCAAGAGATAACTATCATAATTCAATCGGCATAGACGCCGTTTAGGGTCAAATCAGTTCATTTctcattttaagattttagcTGTAATAGTGTTTGTacactaaaatatatttattaagttttacatgcaaataaatttattaaaacaatcaaaattatCGTATTTCTtgattgaaaaattatttaaaagaacCGTTTATGATTTAAGAATCACAATCCCTataaaagatatatatttcttttcagATTCAAACAATGTTTTgcaaaaaagtaaatttatctaaaaacaagaaaggaagctagcttcggccagccgaagcttaaatacccttgcagatcattcctattaattaacaaatcgcaaaaatgttcaattaatttcattaatctcattaattttccgatcgttcctatggcagctatatgatatagtcgtccgattttgatcaaattaaaattgaaattcggaaatatttaaaaagattcaTATCCTacagtagaagataatacaataaaaaccaaagaagctagaatttatttcctattacttttccattaattttccgattgttcctatggcagctatatgatatattagtccgattttttaaatatttaattcgaaattcacaaataattaaaaaaataacatccccaaaagtagaaaaacaccgaagctaaaatttttttaacgttttcttttccgatccttcctatgggagctataagatatagttgtccgatccggtcggttccgacatatatactacctgcaatagaaagaagacttttgggaaagtttcatcccgatagctcaaaaactgatagactagtttgcgtagaaacagacagacggtcatgcggacagacggacagacggacatggctagatcgactcgtctagtgatgctgatcaagaatatatatactttatagggtcggaaacgtctccttcactgcgttgcaaacttctgactgaaatcataataccctctgcaagggtataaatatttatataacaaTTATATCGGAATTGTTTAATTGttccattttgatttttacagTTCACAATACAAtctttggaataattagctTTTTAAGCAATGCCTAATTTTACTTACTGTGTAagttatattaatttctataTACATAGTTAGGATAAGCTACATTTGTCCTGAACTGGTTTTCGTAGTTTCCAGAGGGATTATAGTTGCACACAACGTAGATGATATCGCCCCTAAAGAAGTGTTTAATACAAAACTcttaattattcgtaatgcAGAATGCTTACCTCCGGGCAACACCGATGCCCAACTCAGTGGAACTTTTCCAAACCAACTGAGTAAAATGCCCCGTCTGCTCACTATACGAGGGATAATTCCAATTGTATAACGAAATCTCATTGTACCATGCTCTAACTGCATCTGCACCTCCCGAATTCGACAGGTAGCCGTAGTAAATATTTTCTCCAAATCCGTTGTGACTATGAATAGGCTTCTGGAAATTATTTGCTAGCAAATACTGAATAAATGGAATAATATATTACAGATTGGTCATTAGATATTTATTCAAAGATTTTAGATGATCTTACGTGTGCCCAATTGGTGGCCATTTGACTCAACTGGGGGTTCACAGTTAAGGGTGGAGCATTATGCAAGGCCCGATAGTAATTgtgcactcatagaaatttttaccctaaatcgccctaaaaaactgacttttcgcccgtggatttagaaaatcgcccataaatcgtatccgctggcgattcgcccgtgtatttagaaaaattttctaaaaaatcccgatggaaatttggtttaatttagggtgatttttcttgaaataagaaatattttcctttttttagggtgatttgccctaattttaaggtgtatttttctaaaattaagggcgaattttctgtttttaaaggcaaatgccctaaaaaattagacaaattaaaaaaattcgagtttgagcatgcttaactgaatttgggaagcatgtattttttaatcgtgtatattctgggaactgggactgctttaattacacaaaaccggcggaggacactgTTTCATATtgttgtattggtgtgtagcttatatgggagctgcgctaagaggggggcccgatctatacagaacagccgttagaactgaaaaatcatgtttgtaaacgaattagggaaataaatatgaggagaaaaaactacttactttttttggtcattgcgacaatcgaacccacgacctctcggtttagagtctaacgtcctaacgctgcaccacagacccatcgcgcaagacgacgaacaaactctgcacatatcttattttcttgaggtctacgttataatatgactaaaggcaactaaaccgtataaagtatgcttttaactcagaactcccatacgtttttaaggtttaaagactactttaatttaaaattcggacgaaaaaatgtcctcagtattataatgtttacaaaaaaaaaaaaaacataaaaatcaagttgaatcacacagggttcgaacccacaaccttagtcctcatatagcaaagttgaaagcgcaagtgattagaccgctgggctaccgaatttcacacttttggagtgatttttaaggcaaatcgcccttgtatttagaaaaattttagaaaaaaaattagggcaattcgccgttggatttagaaaaggtcaaaacgaagcaaatcgaaaaaaaccgccctaaatattagaaaaatagaaaaattaaccctaaaaatatttttttatggtcacctgccttaaatttatggcaaatttgtcgtgaaaatagaaaatttttctcagttcaaaggcgaaaaattttttagggcgattttctaaaatgtagaaaaatatttttatgagtgtgggCATCAAGAACTTGTTGCTCATACTAAAATTTaagaatacaaattaattttaaaaatgtatgtgtTTTCATTAttgaattatgaaaataaaaacatgatATATTACCGAGGATCCGTACAATTTCGCTTGGAATGAGTTTTGCACCAGTGATAATACGATTAGACAACAGATTCctgaataattatttttaaagagaaTAATAAgcttatttaattaacttgtCATCAAACATGATTAACAACCTTTAGTTCTCATTTTGcagttgtaattttttctgaaCACTTAATTAAAGTTgaactatgtttttttttaattatgattGCCGAACTATTTATGTtgttgattattttaatttaaaaatccgtGCACTGGCACTGGTAGTTCTAAACTAAACTTGTCTGAAACTAAATTTGTCTGGACGCCGTAGAGGGCTTTTATGTGATTTTGGTGACAAATATTTCGGTTTCTGAACATGATGTGCGAAGTATAAATGgtaaaaaattttagtttttgaatGAAAAAAGTTAATCttaattgttttccatttaaagTTGGTCAGGTTTCACAAGAAAATTATGTCATTCTGATTAATATGTTTAATTGTATGAGTTTGAATAGGAAGTTTAAAAACGAAACTAAATTAAGCGTAACAATTAGTAATTTACATGAGTAACAGTTGAAATTGTTTAGTTAATaataaagttagaaaaatacaattaaaaaagaacaaaaatctTTTACGGGAAGATATCCCGCTGTGTTAAAAACGCTGGCAAACAAATTTGTGTTAAAATTTCAACCATaatttggtgaccccgaaaAGCACAAGGACTCCGGATTTCTACGGGTGGGGTGTCAGGACTGAGCTGCCGGAACTGACGAGGACGTTATTAGCCGCAGGGGGAGTTGAAGCGAAGGGAAGGGAAAGATAAAGATAAAGTCGAGAAAAAGGCTGATACCTTTGAGGGGtggtttgatttttttgtaaaagcaCTGCGGCCGTCcacaattgaatttaaaaaaaaaaaaactgcaaaacGCATTTTTCAAAATGACAAACAAACCCAACGAAAAGTGAAACggaaaggaaaacaaacaaaggagGCCAAGGAAAACAAAGTAACCTGAGACCGATTCCGAGTTCAAAcgaatgatgatgatgatgatgatgatgggacTTGGGCTGGGAATGGTGGGGTGGATCTGGAGAAGAATAGGAAGACCCGCAAGGGGGTGTAAAAACGAAATAAGTATAAACAAATAGAAGCTCACAGTAGGCGGCTCAATTTGAACAAAGTCAAATGGACTGGGCGACAAgggttccgttttttttttgccgggGTGGTTCAACTCTACATTTTGGCAATTATAGTTCCGAAATGTATACACGCAATATGCAAGGCTTTGAACAAACAATAAACTGTTATCAATCAGTTTTACATGTGTATCAACACTACTTCCCCGGCGAATTTTAGGCTTGGAAATGGTGGgttgaaatggaaaataaatacaaaaaagggaTCACAAGATATATCCATTTTTAGATACGTAATGttaaaaagcttttattttttggaacatttttgttatatattttaggaTTGGAAAATTTAACTATGTTCATTTTAATGGGAACtttaaataagaataaataattttcgtATTCACTGAACAACGGCATAATTCCCTGAGATtacatggttttttttttaaatattgaaagatTTTGGGTCTTTTTTAACAGCTTCCTCCGGGAAGGAGAaatgcttttttatttatttttgacctTAAATGTCGTGACAGTTGCAACACTGATGGGCCTTGAAATAAAGTGGCCGAGTGAAGAGAACAGAACCGCAGATGTCCGGTTCCAGGGAGCGATTTTCCATCGCAACACCAGGCGGTCTCATTAAGGCGCCAAAGTGCAGGCCAATTTCCAGGGGCGGTCGAAGAGGGGCGGTTCCTGGGCTGCGGGCATAAATCACGCCGTTTAATAACTAATAAACGCCATCGCTCAAGTGGCAGCTGTCAGCTTGTCAGCGGCGTCCGAAGAGCGTGAAATTGTCGCCAGAGCAGAGGGCCAAGGGTCAGGAGAGCGCAAGCAGGATGGGGATGAAAGCAAGGACAGCGCAGCGGTCGTTCCAAGTAAAAAACACCCCAGAGGAATCCATCAGTTTTCGTGATTTCCGTATATTAAGTCATCATTTTCGGTCCCAGTTCGGCTGCTCCCTTGGGGAAAGTCCGGTTCGTTCGGGGAAGAAACTTAAAATTGAAGCTGGAACAATAATGGTGGATGAACCTCGTGTCCGCGCTGTCTGATTACAAGAAAAGTTAAGTGCTTCGAATCGAAATGGGAAAAAGGGGGAGGCCATGGCTCAGGAATCACTTTCTTGTCCATGTTTCATTAGTGGTTAATGTCCAACACAATTGGGTTGTTGGAAATTCATACTGAGCAAGGTGGATGCTTAAGAAATAtcaacaaaaagaatataaacttaaaataatattcgattatttaattatttgtaaacgCTGATCCGGGCATTTGCGTCGTTATAATTTGCTAACGTGTACTATTCACATAATCATTTAAGTATTCTTTCCTAAAAGTATGTTACAACCATGTGCTGTTCCGCGGTGAAATTTGGGGATAAGTCCCGCCCACTCgggtgaaaagtgaaaagaaaatgttttattcaaaaagtatgttagaaattattaattctGAAAACTCCTTGCTCTTTCCTTGCTTCATAAACCTTGAATTTAACTATACacatttttaaggattttattTTGGGTGAAGAGTTTATTGctcttatatttatatttatatgtttagTCTATAGGGGTTCGATTAGTTCGGTAAaactttatgaatattttttctgtaacGGGTAATTGAAGTCGTCTCCCAGTGCCTGACACCTCGTCATCCATTAAAAAGTGCTACAACAAATGCACTCATTTGCTTGCAGGTGTCTAAACCGCCCACCCACTCCTTTGTTAAATCTTTGCCCCTGGGGGAGCACTCTAATGCGTCAAAATCCTTCAACTTTTCGCACAATGCGGTGGGCGAGGAGGCGTGGCTGCTGCTGAAGAGCCCTTAGCTCTcctgtgaaaacaaaaacaaaaggaaaactcTACAGcgggcacaaaaaaaatcgtagAAAGAGTCTGACAAAAGTATTTGAATTGACAAGTGCCATCAAAATAGAAGCggaattaaatttatcatgCCAAGTGGTGGCTTCGCGAGGTGGGCTGGTGAGGTGGTAAGGTGAGGCCCAAAAAGCAGGAGAGCTATAGCTATGACGAACTGTCAGGGGATGAACACGCCAACCCGGCAGAAGTAACATCAACCGGCTGAAGCTGCGTCATCGATCAACTCGAGCGAAAGGCAGTTCCGCCGGAAGGAAGGCgaacttttaaatattgaataatatGTTTTTCTTTCCCTTGAAGACAACCAGCCTCCAGCCACGCCCCATTTTGACTTGGCTTGTTTTGGCTTCCAAAAACTTGGCTTCCAAAACTTGGCATAATGATGGGGCGAATGATGAGCGAAATCTTGACAGCTCTGTACAGTGGGACCAGTAATTAtagaataatattaaaacagagaacatattttatattgaaattctcttaaaaaaagattattgcatacacataaaaatattaatcacatattttaaaatacaaaactgGTATGAATcataagaatttaattttcatttacaaaatttttttttggaatctaaatgcatttaataatttctaaatatttatggattttttctatatacaGGAATCACTGTTAAAGAGCATGCTAAATCGATCAGCATttagatgatgatgacgacaaTGACGAAACGCTTTCGGATTATTGGGCATACAAATCAGCTTAAACTCCAAAGGTGGGGATGGCTAAACGATATACATATAGAGGGAAAACATGGCAACGAGAACAGGATGAAATGGAATAGGATGGGAAGCTCGGCTATTTGAAACTCTGCCAGCTTGCCACTTGAGTTTGCAAGGGGCTCCGGTCGTTTATATTACAGCATATTTTGAATAggctttttaatttgtatttaatttcataattaGAGCTGAGCCCCGACACGTTTCTGGTCCGCTCGGATTACGGAACACGCCGCCATGCGACTCCATTTCTTTCCAGACACCCGACTCGTGTTAAATGTAATCCGCTTAGCGTTCATAATTTCTGCTAATATGTGCAGGGACCTCAGGTTCGTATGGCTTTTCAGGACCGACAATTATTCCCAGGCCAGGAGAATTTTACTCAATCTGTCAGAAGAGCAGGACACTCGGTGGAGTCCTGTCTGAAATATGGCCTCTTGTTGGGCCTTTCAATGTAAACATCGCCCGAGAAGTGGACAAATCGTTCAACTAAAAACGACAGCaatcaaacaaaattgaatatcagcggaaacggaaacgccAAAAatcgacagcagcaacagtcagAAAAATGCTGGAAAAAAGCGGATGTCAGTGCGAAATTTGGACGGGCCAGGGATTGCAGATTGCGGGGGCTCACGGCAATTGTTACGTGTCAATAACTGcaataaaaaatcggactgCAACAGCCACCCTGTGGCCCCCGCCCCCTTCTCCACCAGGCTGCGCCTCAATAACTCTGCAgctcaaatcaaaatcaacGTTGCATTTCAATTGCGAAATTGCCAACTGCCAAACGTCCGCATCCGCTCATCAATCGCCCCAGGAAAAATCGGGGACCATCTCGTCCAGATTGTTTCACCTTTGTCCCCTACCTTCGAACCGGCGCACAGgagaatattaaaataaatgtccaTCAGTTAGTTATTCCAGCGAGTTATTTGTATCGTTCgagattaaattaaactagGCCGTGAATGGCCTGTTAGCTGAATCGCGGAAATAAGAGTAAATAAAAGAGTTGGAAGGGAAACAGTTTTCATAGCAAACTTTTCAGCTtgagtgaaaaataaatccaacaTTATATTCGTCATTTCTATGAACTACAATTATACtcattgaattttccaaataaattcTGAGCTgttctaaatatatttttgatatcgCTCCATCAAAatgagtatttcatgtaaaaatcTCGCTTTTTGTTCGAATTAAATGCATAAACAATGGAAAGTGGGcatatcatcatcatccgaTGTCTATTGCCATATGTTACTTTATCTGATTCGCAGATCGCACCAGTTAACTGCATTCAATGTTCTACTATCTAATCTGGAGGGACGCATCTGCAGTGATCTATTGGGATATCAGAGTGTGCCCTCAATTCGAGAGTCTGACAAAGGAAATTGCAAATGTATTCCGGGTGCAAGATCTATTCAACTTTTTTGCATTCCGCTGGGGTGACTTTGATGGGCTCATGTTGCAGGAGTTATTAACACTCTGTTGGCGATTTGTCACAAAAATGCCTCGTATGACATGTGTGCAAACAAGACCAGAAAAACGGTGAAAATGATGACAGTTCGGGGTTGCAGATAGTCCTCGAAAGGGGTGTCCTTGCCAGGATCTCGGATCCACCCTGTCTATGTTGCCCAGCGATCCGAGATTAATGAACACgttgtttacttttaatttgacacaaaacttaaatttaaactcgATAAGCGCAGGCGGGGTTTCGAACAAAGATTTTCATCACTACCCAAGCTGCCTTCACTTCCAGCCAATTCCGCATTGTGCCAAGTATTTATGCATATCTgcaaaagtttaattaaaaacacatcAAACTGCAGACTCACAGGAATCAATCACAATTACCAATCGccgtcgcacagtggcgccttttgacttttttttggtaataaatcataacttttgaaccagtgaagataattgaattttgtaaacggcaaatgatagataattgatccacctttcaaattattgcttgagacagggagtgggcgtggcagaggcgtacttacaaatcggcaaagtcagaatttaaaaacaaatccattttttccgacaaaaaaaactttttttaaaaagtttttgttttttttagtttcttttttcatgttgtaatttttaaaacttattaaaaaaaaataaataaaaaattggaatttaaaaaaaaaaaatttttttttttaaaaattacgttttgtttagtttatttttttatgttttaatttttaaaaactaaaaaaacaaaaaaaaaaaaaaattaaagtttttttttaaaaataaaaatttttatatttcatgttttttgaaataatggtcacaatttggtaaacttggtaaatccaatagacttaacatttctggactataattactagattctaactctgtgacaaggttgtgattccatgaccctggaatacagtttggattcgcacatactaaattcaatgcttaggcagcgtaagttgttttgagctggcaaaagttgctattttcgtttctgaataacttttaaacgtgttttttttacagtaacatgatacataccaaaatttaaggaatctcaagggctatacagtttgaagttttaaaggaaatcgttagagccgtttgtgagaaaaataacagaaactaaaaaaaagttttaaaaaaatgtgttttgtgcatatctttttaaatattacagttacacaaattacatatagcaggcgcttaaagcattttaaaataccttttaaacaagaaaaagcacaagtctgtagcttcactagtttagaagttaaggccttccgtattttagctatttatagctgttttcccgctaaactagcgggtttttccaaaagtggtagaactaaagtttcttatatcgagctgttgaacatcatatcaaattttcatgactttaaaaccatgttttggacaaatctttcacaaggatgcgccatatgcaatttcttggaccatgacttttttcccttttttggctcttaaaaccgcggacgcaggcggacgcagctacaactttcgtaatatcaagaagaaagtccaaataacgttttacggaagtataaaaaaaatagtattaaatagtttttttttattttccatcaaagttgaaaaatatggaaaaaatggacgtttcgcaaataactcataactaagagatgcgcatggcaaactgcaatatgttttactttttttactcttaactaacacaccaatccgtggaaaaaagaagcaaagcgattcgatacctagtttttaagaaaaaccccccggaagtgcgaaaaattacctaaaaacggtgtgttttttttaagtgaaaaattgttcaactttgaaaattcatatcttttacaaaaattttttgatttgaaaaagggttacatatttgtaatagtggatcaattacctgtcgattggtatgggtcacaactttctaggacaaagtcgaaaaagtgatttattgcacgttttttggcccaaggcgccactgtgcgtcgaGGGTCGTGCTGGAAAATTggcaaaatgtgaaaaatgcaCAAGGATAAAGCGGAATCAAAGGAATTCTGCACTGGCCAAAGGGAACTGTACAGGAAATGACCCCCAAAGGCTTCGACGCGAATGTATCCATAATAAATGCtgactaattaaaaattccacCGATGCATTGGAACAATTTTGCTATGAAtcccataatttatttttgttatttatacaTACGttcatatttagaaaaaatattaaaattaatttaatcattattgTTCTAcaataattctaaaaatacgaactacattttttttttaaatttggtatattaaacgaaatttacaacaaaattcatttttcttgTTCAGAGtataaaaactcgaaatactTATTATAATTCTTCATGTAGAGATTGTTTCTCATACTCAGACTAACATAGTACAAGCTTATCCACTATAAGAATTTAAGATTAATGGAAATATAAGagtaaacttaaaacttaacttaacttaagaTAGGTTTTCTTAGTAGTTCGGTAAAATCAAATGACTAACTAAAATGTTCCATACAATTTTCTAACACAAAAGAAGGGGTGAGGGTGCTTACTCCTTTAAAAACGACTTCCGGATGGAGCTGGACTCCCTGTACTTCTTATGTCCGTGAATCCGTGCAGAGCCGAGGAGAAATTGCTTCCACTCGGCTGGCCTCATTAAGTGGCAACAAAACAAAGGTCGACCACAAcatttcaaatcaaatataaaagtcaaaaatccATCGAAGCCGAAACGAGGGCGTTGAGGGAACTTGGCCAGGACCTGCATGCAAATGTTTCTAGGGGTGGTAGAACCTTTGGATGTGGGGTTGGGCTAACCGCAGTCGAGGCACCAAGACGCCGGCAATGAATGAGAATTTGCTTTGCGGAAAAACTTAAACACCGGAAACAATTAATTCCACTTGAATTAACATATGCACAGATTGGCCTCCCGGGGGGAGGATGGTTAAAGTGGCCGGTGGGAGGTTGGGCATTCTAATCGAGGACCTTCGAAAGTGTTGACTGCCCGTGGGGTTGATTGATCGCCATCGCCCCTCGGTCCTTGGATGAGCACTCCGCGGGAAAACTTTCGC
The genomic region above belongs to Drosophila takahashii strain IR98-3 E-12201 chromosome 2L, DtakHiC1v2, whole genome shotgun sequence and contains:
- the LOC108055526 gene encoding uncharacterized protein, which translates into the protein YYRALHNAPPLTVNPQLSQMATNWAHYLLANNFQKPIHSHNGFGENIYYGYLSNSGGADAVRAWYNEISLYNWNYPSYSEQTGHFTQLVWKSSTELGIGVARRGDIIYVVCNYNPSGNYENQFRTNVAYPNYVYRN